In Bacteroidales bacterium, a genomic segment contains:
- a CDS encoding aminopeptidase P family protein, with the protein MFAKEVYWQRRKMLRALVGDGVILLPGNEESAMNYGANTYHFRQDSSFLYFFGISRPGFYGVCDVDNDRDILYGNDFGIDDIIWMGEQPAVSELAARIGVDRSASVKDLANFLKEVRKSGRKIHLLPTYRGDQVLSLSNLMEVNYEELSKRVSRELIAAVVKLRSVKDKYEIEEMEKAVDVAWIMHTTAMKMGFPGNFERELAGAIEGIALSHGGPVSFPVILSMDGQTLHNHYHGNELKEGRMVVCDAGAETSRSYASDITRTFPVGGKFSSQQKDIYNIVLKANTETIKASIPGRTYREVHLMAARIIAGGLQDLGLMKGDLDEAVSAGAHALFFPHGLGHMLGLDVHDMEGLGENYVGYSSSVKRSDQFGLAYLRMGRELEPGFVVTNEPGCYFIPALIDQWKAEQKHGRFINYDQVDKYRGFGGVRIEDDVLITGSGSRVLGTPVPKTVEEVEETMSS; encoded by the coding sequence ATGTTTGCAAAAGAGGTTTACTGGCAGAGAAGAAAAATGTTGCGTGCACTGGTTGGGGATGGGGTTATCCTGCTTCCGGGAAACGAGGAGAGTGCCATGAATTACGGGGCGAATACCTACCATTTCAGGCAGGATAGCAGCTTTTTATATTTTTTCGGGATCAGCAGGCCGGGTTTTTATGGAGTATGCGATGTGGACAATGACCGGGATATCCTGTATGGCAACGATTTTGGCATCGATGATATCATATGGATGGGCGAGCAGCCAGCGGTCAGTGAACTGGCAGCCAGGATTGGAGTTGACCGCTCGGCATCTGTAAAGGACCTCGCTAACTTTCTGAAGGAGGTCAGAAAATCGGGCCGGAAAATACATCTTCTGCCCACCTACCGGGGCGATCAGGTATTGAGCCTGTCGAATTTAATGGAAGTGAATTATGAAGAGCTTTCGAAAAGGGTATCCAGGGAGCTGATCGCAGCGGTGGTTAAGCTGCGTTCCGTGAAGGATAAGTACGAGATCGAAGAGATGGAGAAAGCCGTGGATGTGGCCTGGATCATGCATACCACGGCCATGAAGATGGGCTTCCCGGGTAATTTTGAGAGGGAGCTGGCCGGAGCTATCGAAGGGATTGCTCTCTCCCATGGAGGACCGGTCTCTTTCCCGGTCATTCTGAGTATGGATGGTCAGACCCTGCACAACCATTATCACGGTAACGAGTTGAAGGAGGGGAGGATGGTGGTTTGCGATGCCGGGGCAGAAACGTCCAGAAGTTATGCAAGCGATATTACCAGGACCTTTCCGGTGGGGGGGAAATTCTCCAGCCAGCAGAAAGATATTTATAACATCGTTCTGAAGGCCAATACCGAAACCATTAAAGCCTCCATACCCGGACGTACCTACCGGGAAGTGCACCTGATGGCTGCAAGGATCATTGCAGGGGGATTACAGGATCTGGGCCTAATGAAAGGGGATCTTGATGAGGCCGTATCAGCCGGGGCACATGCCTTGTTTTTTCCGCATGGGCTGGGCCATATGCTTGGCCTGGATGTTCATGATATGGAAGGATTGGGAGAAAATTATGTGGGATATAGTTCTTCCGTGAAAAGAAGCGATCAGTTTGGACTGGCCTACCTGAGGATGGGTCGCGAACTGGAACCCGGTTTTGTGGTGACCAATGAGCCCGGCTGCTACTTTATTCCTGCCCTGATCGATCAGTGGAAAGCAGAGCAGAAACATGGTCGCTTTATCAACTACGATCAGGTGGATAAATACCGGGGCTTTGGCGGTGTCAGGATCGAAGACGATGTGCTTATTACCGGGTCGGGCAGCAGGGTACTGGGCACACCCGTTCCCAAAACAGTGGAAGAGGTGGAGGAAACCATGAGCTCATAA
- a CDS encoding succinate dehydrogenase/fumarate reductase iron-sulfur subunit produces MNLKLKIWRQKDPNSRGNFVNYQLQNISSDSSFLEMLDVLNEELISRGEEPVIYDHDCREGICGACGLYINGRPHGPDSLITVCQLHMRKFRDGDTIVIEPWRARAFPVIRDLMVDRSAFDKLIQEGGYVSVNTGSAPDANNIPIKKEYADLAMDAAACIGCGACVAACKNASAMLFVGAKVSHLTLLPQGRIEARDRVRHMVAKMDELGFGNCTNTGACEAECPKGIKLTNIARLNREYYKAAL; encoded by the coding sequence ATGAACCTGAAACTGAAAATCTGGCGCCAGAAGGATCCCAACAGCAGGGGTAATTTTGTGAACTACCAGCTCCAAAATATTTCATCCGACAGCTCCTTCCTGGAAATGCTCGATGTTCTGAACGAAGAGTTGATCTCCAGGGGTGAAGAACCGGTCATTTATGACCACGACTGCCGGGAGGGGATCTGTGGTGCCTGTGGACTGTATATCAACGGCCGGCCGCACGGCCCCGACTCCCTGATCACGGTTTGCCAGCTGCATATGCGAAAATTCAGGGATGGCGACACCATTGTCATTGAGCCCTGGAGGGCCAGGGCCTTCCCGGTCATCAGGGACCTGATGGTGGACCGCAGTGCCTTTGACAAACTGATCCAGGAAGGAGGCTATGTGTCTGTAAATACAGGCAGCGCCCCCGATGCCAACAATATTCCCATAAAGAAGGAGTATGCCGACCTGGCCATGGATGCCGCCGCCTGCATCGGTTGCGGAGCCTGTGTTGCCGCTTGTAAGAATGCATCAGCCATGCTTTTTGTGGGCGCCAAAGTATCCCACCTCACCCTGCTGCCGCAGGGCAGGATAGAGGCCAGGGACCGGGTTCGTCATATGGTGGCTAAAATGGATGAACTGGGCTTTGGGAACTGCACCAATACGGGAGCTTGTGAGGCTGAATGTCCCAAGGGCATCAAGCTCACCAATATAGCCAGGCTGAACAGGGAGTATTACAAAGCGGCACTCTGA